Proteins from a single region of Polynucleobacter sp. KF022:
- a CDS encoding VOC family protein: MIDHLDHLVLTTAKEAECVDFYTRVMGMKLESFVGGTPPVERKAFKFGNQKINLHIKGKEFEPKADIPTPGALDLCFIADRPLVKVIEQLTAEAWPIIEGPVIRTGATQKINSVYVRDPDQNLIEISELI, translated from the coding sequence ATGATTGACCATTTAGATCACTTAGTGCTCACCACTGCCAAGGAAGCAGAGTGCGTAGACTTTTATACCCGAGTCATGGGTATGAAATTGGAATCTTTTGTTGGCGGCACACCACCAGTAGAGCGCAAGGCATTTAAGTTCGGAAATCAAAAAATCAACTTGCACATTAAGGGTAAAGAGTTTGAGCCTAAGGCCGATATTCCGACGCCCGGAGCATTGGATCTTTGTTTTATTGCTGATCGCCCATTGGTAAAGGTGATTGAACAACTCACAGCCGAAGCTTGGCCCATTATTGAAGGCCCAGTAATACGCACTGGTGCAACCCAAAAGATTAACTCGGTGTATGTGCGAGACCCAGATCAAAACCTGATTGAAATTTCTGAGTTAATCTAA